The following coding sequences lie in one Arachis ipaensis cultivar K30076 chromosome B03, Araip1.1, whole genome shotgun sequence genomic window:
- the LOC107628751 gene encoding probable magnesium transporter NIPA6, protein MGVSENSTGLALALGSSAFIGASFILKKKGLKRAAATGTRAGVGGYTYLLEPLWWAGMVSMIVGEVANFVAYIYAPAILVTPLGAISIIVSAVLAHFLLNERLQTMGVLGCLSCIVGSIVIVIHAPQEQTPTSVQEIWDLATQPAFLFYAVATISLVLALILHFEPRYGQSNMLVYLGICSLMGSFTVVSIKAIGIAIKLTLDGINQIAYPQTWFFLTVSAICVITQLNYLNRALDTFNAAIVSPVYYVMFTTLTIIASAIMFKDWSGQDATSIASEICGFITILSGTMILHITRKQEESDMQRTLKFYVGEDSMKGLEDEHLILIHGSDFLEQ, encoded by the exons ATGGGGGTTTCAGAAAACTCGACGGGGTTGGCTTTGGCGTTGGGTTCGAGTGCATTCATTGGTGCTAGCTTCATCCTCAAGAAGAAGGGTCTCAAGCGTGCTGCTGCCACCGGCACTCGTGCAG GTGTTGGTGGTTATACTTATTTACTAGAGCCACTTTGGTGGGCTGGCATGGTTTCAA TGATTGTGGGGGAGGTAGCAAACTTTGTGGCTTATATTTATGCTCCGGCAATACTCGTTACGCCGCTTGGCGCGATCAGTATTATTGTCAG TGCTGTTTTGGCTCACTTCTTGCTGAATGAGCGGCTTCAGACGATGGGGGTCTTAGGATGTCTGTCCTGCATTGTGGGATCAATTGTCATTGTCATCCATGCTCCTCAAGAGCAAACTCCGACTTCTGTCCAAGAAATATGGGATTTGGCCACTCAACCAG CATTTCTATTTTATGCCGTGGCAACAATTTCTTTAGTTTTGGCTTTGATTTTACACTTCGAACCTCGCTATGGACAGTCTAATATGCTGGTTTACTTGGGAATTTGTTCATTAATGGGCTCATTTACG GTTGTGAGCATCAAGGCCATTGGTATTGCAATAAAGCTAACACTTGATGGAATTAACCAAATAGCTTATCCTCAGACTTGGTTTTTTCTCACAGTTTCAGCAATATGTGTTATCACACAGCTGAATTACCTTAACAGG GCACTGGATACATTCAATGCAGCTATTGTTTCCCCTGTATATTATGTCATGTTCACAACTCTCACCATTATTGCCAGTGCAATAATGTTTAAG GATTGGTCTGGTCAGGATGCCACCAGCATAGCGTCTGAGATATGTGGGTTCATCACCATTCTTTCAGGAACAATGATATTGCATATTACCAGAAAACAGGAAGAGTCCGATATGCAAA GGACCTTAAAATTCTACGTTGGCGAGGATTCAATGAAGGGCCTTGAAGATGAACACCTGATCCTTATACATGGTTCGGATTTTTTGGAACAATGA
- the LOC107632251 gene encoding uncharacterized protein LOC107632251 isoform X2 — MTMDKRMWTDEETEAFVGFMEECVVDGLKADCGQFRPGTFEKLALKMLEAFPTCTVTAKHCKNKHKRLKEKYQYASEMLACSGFGWNSEKQCVDVDSRNVLDAWMKAHPTKFYTPGKPFPLFHRLEGIFGKDRATGAGAVSGFDAQEQVQEEEEDHCPSLDDFGMSANVSFHEGQGAGSHSDACAASGRHSGKKRKQNDILERMVEQVQFSTAEQGRNAQVLADAISGVNEKFMVGEKLEQLGFDNDEVVQVAVKFANNAQMEKVFWGLKDSQKSGYVRSILN; from the exons ATGACAATGGACAAACGCATGTGGACTGATGAAGAAACTGAAGCATTTGTTGGTTTCATGGAAGAGTGTGTTGTTGATGGTTTGAAAGCTGATTGTGGACAATTTAGACCAGgaacttttgaaaaattagccttGAAGATGTTGGAAGCATTCCCAACTTGTACGGTAACGGCCAAGCATTGCAAGAATAAGCATAAGCGACTGAAGGAGAAGTATCAATATGCCTCTGAGATGCTGGCATGTAGTGGATTTGGGTGGAATTCTGAAAAACAGTGCGTAGATGTTGACAGTAGAAACGTTCTTGATGCGTGGATGAAG GCACACCCAACCAAATTTTATACTCCTGGTAAGCCATTCCCTTTGTTCCACCGATTAGAGGGTATATTCGGAAAGGATCGAGCCACGGGTGCAGGTGCAGTTAGTGGTTTTGACGCACAGGAGCAAGttcaagaggaggaggaagatcatTGTCCAAGTTTAGACGATTTTGGAATGTCAGCAAATGTAAGTTTTCATGAAGGACAAGGAGCAGGTTCACACTCTGATGCCTGTGCAGCTAGCGGAAGGCATTCGGGAAAGAAGCGGAAGCAAAATGATATTCTAGAGAGGATGGTTGAACAGGTGCAATTTTCGACTGCTGAACAAGGAAGGAATGCCCAAGTTCTTGCTGATGCTATATCTGGGGTGAATGAGAAGTTCATGGTCGGTGAGAAGCTTGAACAGCTTGGATTCGATAACGATGAGGTGGTGCAGGTTGCAGTGAAATTTGCTAATAATGCACAGATGGAGAAGGTTTTCTGGGGTTTGAAGGATTCTCAGAAGAGTGGTTATGTGCGATCCATTCTCAATTAG
- the LOC107632250 gene encoding aspartic proteinase-like protein 2, with product MLIGCNYFTLPNCLQLICLLVPCSDSICASEVQGAATECSQANQCSYTFQYGDGSGTTGYYISDAVYFDMILGQSSLANSSATVVFGCSNYLSGELTKSDKAVDGIIGRWQWRRHTSSWSYFGSKYSLYTTASITTSLQRKPPGHFYQWTTPLQAS from the exons ATGCTTATTGGTTGCAACTATTTTACTCTGCCAAATTGCTTGCAGTTGATATGCTTATTGGTTCCATGCTCAGACTCGATATGTGCTTCTGAGGTTCAAGGTGCAGCTACTGAATGTTCTCAGGCTAATCAGTGCAGCTATACATTTCAGTATGGAGATGGAAGTGGAACGACAGGATATTATATTTCTGATGCAGTGTATTTTGATATGATCCTGGGACAGTCTTCACTTGCTAACTCTTCAGCGACTGTTGTTTTTGG GTGTAGCAACTATTTGTCTGGAGAATTGACTAAATCAGATAAAGCAGTTGATGGAATTATTGG GAGATGGCAATGGAGGAGGCATACTAGTTCTTGGTCATATTTTGGATCTAAATATAGTTTATACACCACTGCTTCCATCACA ACCTCATTACAACGTAAACCTCCAGGGCATTTCTATCAATGGACAACCCCTCTCCAAGCAAGCTAA
- the LOC107628750 gene encoding eukaryotic translation initiation factor 4B3 encodes MAATVSAWSKPGAWALDSEEHEAELLQQQTSNNNETALTGKPLADFPSLAVAAAAKPKKKKGQTFSLAEFTAAKTDYQDPIVLPTGPRQRTAEELDRDRNRLGGGFRNYGGDRANRSSGGGDDSSNSRWGSSRVSDEPRRNGGFRDSNRELAPSRADEIDNWAAAKKSTVGNGFERRERDRDRERSGFFDSQSRADESDSWVTNKSSVPSESRRFGSNGGSGGLGFERERKVGFGSSGGADSDNWNKKKVEFNGGSERSEGGGGRPRLVLQPRTAPVNNESQEGAGNGNGNVVKPKGPSPFGEARPREEVLAEKGQDWKKIDEQLESVKIKEAAEKKESFGKRGFGSGNGRGSSLSEARTERSWRKPESETERKAESETESKPESDDGRPKSADSEKMEDEHVEEN; translated from the exons ATGGCGGCTACCGTTTCTGCGTGGTCGAAGCCAGGTGCGTGGGCTTTGGATTCTGAGGAACATGAAgctgagctccttcaacagcaaACTAGCAACAATAACGAAACTGCCCTCACCGGAAAACCACTAGCCGACTTCCCATCTTTGGCTGTGGCGGCCGCCGCAAAACCCAAGAAGAAGAAAGGCCAGACCTTTTCCCTTGCTGAGTTCACTGCCGCCAAAACGGACTACCAAGATCCCATCGTGCTCCCCACCGGTCCGCGCCAGCGCACCGCCGAGGAGCTCGACCGCGACCGCAACCGTCTTGGTGGTGGCTTCAGGAACTACGGCGGTGACCGCGCCAACAGAAGCTCCGGTGGTGGTGATGATTCCTCCAATTCGAGGTGGGGTTCCTCTAGGGTTTCTGACGAGCCGAGGCGGAACGGTGGGTTTAGGGATTCGAATCGCGAATTGGCTCCTTCCCGCGCCGATGAGATTGATAATTGGGCCGCCGCGAAGAAATCAACGGTCGGTAACGGTTTCGAGAGGAGGGAAAGGGATAGGGATAGGGAAAGGAGCGGTTTTTTCGATTCCCAATCGCGTGCTGATGAATCCGATAGTTGGGTTACGAACAAGAGTTCTGTGCCGTCAGAGAGTCGGAGATTCGGTTCCAACGGCGGTTCTGGTGGTCTTGGGTTTGAAAGAGAGAGGAAGGTAGGGTTTGGGTCTAGCGGCGGCGCAGATTCTGATAATTGGAACAAGAAAAAGGTTGAATTTAACGGTGGAAGTGAGAGGAGTGAAGGTGGTGGTGGGAGACCTAGGCTTGTTCTGCAACCTCGTACAGCGCCTGTGAACAATGAGAGCCAGGAGGGTGCTGGTAATGGTAATGGTAATGTGGTGAAACCAAAGGGTCCGAGCCCATTCGGCGAGGCGAGACCGAGGGAGGAGGTGCTGGCGGAGAAGGGGCAGGATTGGAAGAAGATTGATGAGCAGCTTGAGAGCGTGAAGATTAAGGAGGCTGCTGAGAAAAAAGAGAGTTTTGGAAAGAGGGGTTTTGGTTCTGGCAATGGACGTGGTTCTAGTTTGTCTGAAGCCAGGACTGAGCGGAGTTGGAGGAAGCCGGAATCCGAGACAGAGCGGAAGGCAGAATCTGAGACCGAGAGCAAGCCGGAATCTGATGATGGTCGTCCGAAAAG TGCTGATTCTGAGAAAATGGAGGATGAACATGTTGAAGAAAACTGA